The Salvia miltiorrhiza cultivar Shanhuang (shh) chromosome 2, IMPLAD_Smil_shh, whole genome shotgun sequence DNA window GTGTCCACCATCAGACCATAAACAGGCACCTCGGGAAtaggtacccatgtctcgactCCATCGGCAGTAATATAACGCTGCAATGGCCGGGTCCGTCTATTTTCGATCATCATACagtacataactcattagtaaaCCAAACTCAACTCTCAACAAGAAAgaaacaagaaacaacatcaacctcttacctcatttaagccggaggagatggggtgctggggtttcgtttcaaactgactctctcaaactagcctaagaattcaaattagactagtattcaattttaaaagagtagaagcaatcaaaggttcaacatagtcaagcaatagactcagagcagatgacctgctctgataccaccctgtcgcagcccgattcccgacactagcgatagtggggtacgagtatcgatacgactatttttaaaagaataaaagataagaagaataggtcgaacatcaaacggaagctcgcatcaaaatgtgttaaggaaatcatcataaaggaacccaagggtaaaatcgtcaacgtcgttataactttttatttatcaggaatttcacgaacaaaaacaaaacgggtatcgctcatttttcgtaaggaagcataatatgcagagtatcgcagcaaaaggcgaaccgattatatgtatgaagacacataaccgtgagtatattacttgattcgaAAGGAAACGAAGTATTTTAATCATCAAGACTGTATTAATCATAAGGGCAATATTAAATATGATCACATCGATTGAAACggttccccaccagcaccagaccaatctcgctccccgcttagcctgcacatttagaaatacatgcagggcgtgagtacataatacccagtgggcaaacgccgaaaaacaaggaaagtgctcttagaactataagtttgaagcttgccacatctcagcaatacacagaaataaagttagcgtaaatgaatctgtgcatgcagttttcataatcatgatatcatagataaacgatagcgctatcaaagtactcatcatgcatgtaccacatctacaactcatcattatcaaaggtactgagaagtaggcctccctctcaagtaccgtgaccggccgacccgaagacggctcgcagtcacctctgtgcacaaaatcccgcttgtggcaggaccgaattcgtctcatcagtagagggtaacacacaagcttaacatcaaaaattggcaagtcaaacagttctcaaatatcagttaactcaaatcatttgataagctcataacatcatttaaatcattttagaaagctcatacgctaaacgtatactcaaaatattgcccacctgaagtccttcgctaatcctggaaagaaatcaggcaacttacttcttcgtctcgctcgggccttcatatgtcatcatcacatcgtcatcgtcatcgtcatcgaaggttcatgtgataaaacaaaccttagtcagaaactcaatttctaaatTCCAAACTCATCttaactataacttctcactcaacgtctatttacccattgaaactcaatccctaggcatactcggcttctaaggattcacacgtcctattatcgacttaactctcaacttggctcaaactcatagcaatcaagcacataaacaagtataaacacttaagcatatgaaaaacacacatagacaagtcgaaaacaaatttcactctgcactgactcaactttaaaatctcaccagactctgtacagaactcttCTGGGGTCGTAACTTATAACAAAAGAAACCTacttgagtctagtttcatataaaaaaaattaggatcaaaaactccatttattttaggagatatgactgttttactacagtctaccatattcggcagtttttagcaaccgaaaagtttgatttttgaaaaatagtaaacgttgtcaaaaaggtctgaaatttggtgcgtacttagctaagacactcaggtctcacccataaaaatttggattccagaatgctaaggaaagctactggaaaagaTGACTCTACTGGTTACtgaccgaacaattcggcagaacgtagcagttttggttttgtattttataaaaatagcaaacgaagtccaaatgacttaaaattttattggtattctcaagactctcaaatatacttatcataaaattttcaggGTGTTTGGATATCAAAAACTCCTCGAAAACAGTATGTCAGTgcgtcgtgaaaaacgactccgaatcatacacacaagcaaacatgctcaactcaacatttattCAAAGCAAattcatcaaagctcattttaagcacttatagcacttaaaaacattcaagtacaaaataatactcatcatactcaaattaactctcctcttttacatcttaactcaaatctcaaggaaaacgtctCCACGAACGCATCAActcaattctcttttcattctcatgctcaaaatCACTCTATCATTCAAATATGATCTTTTatatcatataactcattattcacatattcattctctttttatcatgtaaactagattttaatgaaaattcatgtatcatcataaaactcttaacaaaACATGGCAAAagttcacataatgatcatagagcaattagacctcattttatcattcatcaaactcacatcacacaagaactcaaaaactcatacaaactaaactaagccaaaattttatttagcctacattagacttaatcaaagatacaaagacactactatcatgcttaaaaacatatatcttaagccaaaatcacttaataacacatagatcaaaaagtcctaatttttattaaactaactctttgaaaattttataaacacatatgaatctttaatccattcatagatctatcattCTTAGCcaatttatctctcatataaaccatcaatttacaaattagagcatgaaaacacatatccctaattttattaaattaactcACATCCaactcatcaattgacatcatatacccaaattactccatcaataaTCATCATATActtctcatggactcatctacatcattaattcatcatttaactcattgactcaaaagttcccatttttgggtaaactaacttccatcgaagtttcacatctcaaggcacatatttcacaacatacatcaatcatcaacaaacatcatataagtctcatttttcaccccaaatcaagaaaagaaaaagaaaaatttttgaaggggtgaagacccactttttcgaaaatttaggaaatagggagggggtgattttcttgcttcaatccttcaggaatacacacacacaacatccttcaagcaagatttatggaaaaacatggtcacttacccaagtttctTACCAAAgttcacactttctcactctaactttgaggctcttcttcaaggattctcttgattaTAAGTGGCTAGAATGTGTTTATGGAAtattttagagtggattgaggtgtttggtaatatttttggGAGCTCCGAAGGTTttcttcaatggaggaaaatggaggaaatgagagatgaaggagagggagagagggccGAAAATggtgagtgagggagagagaaaatatttggtGAGATATGAATTGATCTTGCTAATCTTTGGAAGATTTTGAGATCTTAAGGAAatcttgatctctctctctctaatctccacacttctctctctaatctctacattctcaatctctactctctcaataatttacactctcaatctctactctctcaatctctacacttggcaaattTGTGGCATTTTAATCATATGGTaaggaaattaaaataaa harbors:
- the LOC131012824 gene encoding uncharacterized protein LOC131012824, with protein sequence MKARARRRSKLPDFFPGLAKDFRRTRPLQRYITADGVETWVPIPEVPVYGLMVDTDVEDEPSDDSVYRLIDEYESQESEPSKKTEPSEDMEVDEATSRILGDDG